The following proteins come from a genomic window of Maribacter sp. HTCC2170:
- a CDS encoding alanine/glycine:cation symporter family protein encodes MKYKLLSLFTILPLLASAQEKGLDEKVNDAFMPFAVWWEGFVLTSIPIAGYNLPVVLILLILGATFFTIYFKFPNISKFSLAINTVRGKYDELDHHGVEKADLNIVDGDLVDTIGDESKEGEVSHFQALATAVSGTVGLGNIAGVAVAIAIGGPGATFWMIICGLIGMSTKFVECTLGVKYRDVGEDGTVYGGPMYYLSRGLKERGFTGLGKVLAGIFAVLCVGASFGGGNAFQSNQAAVQLSTMLNLEGGATGVIIGVILAILVGIVIIGGIKKIASVTEKIVPFMAGVYVLASLVIIFANIEYIGDAFSMIFAGAFSPEAGLGGIVGVIIVGFQRAAFSNEAGAGSAAIAHSAVKTKYPASEGVVALLEPFIDTVVICTMTALVIIFFNMDAGAFDYGNAVGSTVLLNESGTYVGGVDLTSMAYDSVIPGFRYILTIAIILFAFSTMISWSYYGLQSWKYLFGRGKRADVVYKVLFLLFVVVGAAATLDAVIKFSDAMILALVFPNMIGLLFLFPRVKEELDKYLGDIKKFVKG; translated from the coding sequence ATGAAGTACAAACTTCTTTCATTATTTACCATTTTACCATTATTAGCGAGTGCACAAGAAAAGGGGCTTGATGAAAAGGTCAATGATGCATTTATGCCATTTGCTGTTTGGTGGGAAGGTTTCGTTTTAACCTCTATTCCTATAGCAGGTTATAATTTGCCGGTTGTACTTATTTTATTGATTCTTGGAGCTACATTTTTTACTATTTATTTTAAATTTCCAAATATCAGTAAGTTTTCCTTGGCCATAAATACGGTTAGAGGTAAATATGATGAATTAGATCACCATGGTGTTGAAAAAGCTGACTTAAATATTGTTGATGGTGATTTAGTTGATACCATTGGTGATGAAAGTAAAGAAGGTGAGGTTAGTCACTTTCAGGCCTTGGCCACAGCAGTTTCTGGTACAGTTGGTTTAGGAAATATTGCAGGTGTTGCCGTTGCGATAGCTATTGGTGGCCCTGGAGCGACGTTTTGGATGATTATATGTGGGCTTATTGGTATGTCAACTAAATTTGTTGAGTGTACTTTGGGTGTAAAATATAGAGATGTTGGTGAGGATGGGACTGTTTATGGCGGTCCTATGTACTATCTGTCAAGAGGATTAAAGGAGAGGGGTTTTACCGGATTGGGTAAAGTGCTTGCAGGTATTTTTGCAGTATTGTGTGTTGGAGCTTCGTTTGGTGGTGGTAATGCGTTTCAGTCGAACCAGGCTGCGGTACAATTATCTACAATGCTTAATTTGGAAGGTGGTGCTACGGGTGTTATCATAGGGGTAATTTTAGCAATCTTAGTAGGCATAGTAATTATTGGTGGAATTAAAAAAATAGCAAGTGTAACTGAGAAAATAGTGCCGTTCATGGCGGGTGTATATGTATTGGCTTCGTTGGTTATTATTTTCGCAAATATTGAATACATCGGAGATGCTTTTTCTATGATTTTTGCCGGGGCTTTTTCCCCTGAAGCGGGCTTAGGCGGAATAGTTGGTGTTATAATCGTAGGATTCCAAAGAGCAGCTTTTTCTAATGAGGCTGGAGCAGGTTCTGCGGCTATTGCACACTCTGCAGTAAAAACAAAATATCCTGCAAGCGAAGGGGTTGTTGCTTTATTAGAGCCTTTTATTGATACAGTTGTTATATGTACAATGACAGCACTGGTAATTATTTTCTTTAATATGGATGCTGGCGCTTTTGACTATGGTAACGCAGTAGGTAGCACAGTGCTTTTGAATGAGTCAGGGACCTATGTAGGAGGGGTTGATTTAACTTCAATGGCTTATGATTCTGTAATACCAGGCTTTAGATATATACTGACTATTGCAATTATTCTTTTTGCTTTTTCAACAATGATTTCTTGGTCGTATTACGGTCTACAATCTTGGAAATACCTTTTTGGTCGCGGTAAAAGAGCAGATGTCGTTTATAAAGTATTGTTTTTACTTTTTGTTGTTGTTGGTGCGGCCGCTACGTTAGATGCGGTGATTAAGTTCTCAGACGCAATGATTCTGGCTTTAGTATTCCCAAATATGATTGGACTTTTATTCTTGTTCCCGCGAGTTAAAGAGGAATTGGATAAATATTTAGGTGATATTAAAAAGTTCGTCAAAGGTTAG
- a CDS encoding ComEA family DNA-binding protein — MKKFKSHFKFSKQERSGIFFLLLIIVFLQVCFFIFKYTFKNEESSLVLDEETQAKIDSLKQELAIRDSITIYPFNPNFISDYKGYTLGMSVKEIDRLHAFRSDGKFINSALEFQMVTKISDSLLKLISPNFKFPSWVSNKNKDSETGRSLFQNKSQFETTIKNFEIKEINSVTAEELQTVSGIGDKLSNRIIKFRDRLGGFMVNEQLYDVYGLEPVVVKRALERFKVLSEPSISKIDINTASAQEISKLIYLRYELASKIVEYRQVNGVFASFEELNNIEGFPTDKINRIQLYLSL, encoded by the coding sequence ATGAAGAAATTCAAATCCCACTTTAAGTTTTCTAAACAGGAACGAAGTGGGATTTTCTTTTTGTTATTGATTATAGTTTTTTTGCAGGTTTGCTTCTTCATATTCAAGTATACTTTCAAAAACGAAGAATCAAGTCTTGTTTTGGATGAGGAGACTCAGGCAAAAATAGATTCTTTGAAACAGGAGCTGGCCATCAGGGATTCAATAACCATTTACCCTTTTAATCCCAATTTTATTTCAGATTATAAAGGATATACATTGGGCATGTCAGTGAAAGAGATTGATAGACTTCATGCCTTTAGGTCTGATGGAAAGTTTATAAACAGTGCGTTGGAATTCCAGATGGTTACCAAAATATCTGATTCTTTACTGAAGTTGATATCTCCCAACTTTAAGTTTCCAAGTTGGGTTTCAAATAAGAATAAAGATTCTGAAACAGGTAGGAGTCTTTTTCAAAATAAGAGCCAATTCGAAACTACCATAAAGAACTTTGAAATCAAGGAAATAAACAGCGTTACCGCCGAAGAGCTCCAAACCGTAAGTGGTATTGGAGATAAACTTTCCAACAGGATAATAAAATTCAGGGACAGGCTTGGGGGTTTTATGGTCAACGAACAGCTTTATGATGTATACGGACTTGAGCCTGTAGTGGTAAAGAGAGCGCTTGAAAGATTCAAGGTTTTAAGCGAGCCAAGCATTTCAAAAATCGATATTAACACAGCTTCTGCTCAAGAGATTTCAAAATTAATTTACTTAAGATATGAACTTGCAAGCAAAATTGTGGAATATAGGCAAGTGAACGGGGTTTTCGCATCCTTCGAAGAATTAAATAATATTGAAGGTTTCCCAACTGATAAGATCAATAGAATTCAATTATATTTGTCCCTCTAA